One stretch of Pseudoramibacter sp. DNA includes these proteins:
- a CDS encoding YibE/F family protein, with amino-acid sequence MKKTATSKRLSFMLMVFLSIAMVFTFLNVRTTARADGASLMFLAMFVLFMVLVGGRKGIRSLVGLMVAVFLILAFLIPAIYRGASPVGMGILTALLITVFSMVLLNDVSAKTGVAVVATLVGILAAAVVYYIFAAIFHVSGYNLEGAEERILIRKIKQKNKHSL; translated from the coding sequence ATGAAAAAGACAGCCACAAGCAAACGACTCAGCTTCATGCTGATGGTATTTTTGAGTATCGCAATGGTCTTTACCTTTCTGAATGTCCGGACCACCGCCCGCGCAGACGGCGCATCCCTGATGTTTCTGGCCATGTTTGTGCTATTTATGGTACTCGTCGGCGGACGAAAAGGCATTCGCAGCCTTGTCGGGCTGATGGTTGCGGTCTTTTTGATTTTGGCTTTTCTCATTCCCGCGATTTACCGGGGCGCCTCTCCGGTAGGCATGGGGATTTTGACAGCTCTGCTCATTACTGTGTTTTCCATGGTGCTCCTCAACGATGTCAGCGCTAAAACCGGCGTCGCTGTCGTCGCGACGCTGGTCGGTATTTTGGCGGCTGCCGTGGTGTACTATATTTTTGCGGCGATTTTTCACGTCAGTGGCTACAACTTGGAAGGGGCCGAAGAACGGATTCTCATTAGAAAAATAAAGCAAAAAAATAAACACAGCCTTTGA
- a CDS encoding nitroreductase, with translation MENIFLSLIKTRRSVRDYKSEPVPSEALDAVLKAGTYAPTGGGHQSPTIIAITNPKYRKEIAKLNAEVMGSNTDPYYGAPVVILVLADGSASTYIEDGSCVLENMMLAAHALGLGTVWVHREREIFDSESGKALLREWKLPETLRGVGAIALGYPAQEAGQPAARKQNYIVRI, from the coding sequence ATGGAAAATATTTTTTTGTCTCTTATCAAGACGCGCCGTAGTGTACGGGATTACAAATCGGAACCTGTCCCTTCCGAGGCTTTAGACGCTGTACTGAAAGCAGGGACTTACGCTCCTACCGGCGGAGGACATCAATCTCCAACCATCATTGCAATTACAAACCCCAAATATAGGAAGGAGATTGCAAAACTAAACGCAGAAGTGATGGGGAGCAACACAGACCCTTATTATGGCGCACCTGTCGTGATCCTAGTTTTGGCAGATGGCTCCGCAAGTACTTATATTGAGGACGGAAGCTGCGTCCTTGAAAATATGATGCTCGCTGCCCATGCCCTTGGCCTGGGAACCGTATGGGTACATCGGGAACGTGAGATTTTTGACAGTGAAAGCGGCAAGGCTCTTCTGCGGGAGTGGAAGCTACCTGAAACCTTGCGTGGCGTCGGGGCGATTGCATTGGGTTATCCGGCCCAGGAAGCCGGTCAGCCCGCAGCACGCAAACAAAACTATATTGTTCGGATTTAA
- a CDS encoding MATE family efflux transporter gives MQTNNKMAVASVGRLIWQMSIPPLISMFLQYSYNLIDSAFIARLSENALTAVSLSFPITTLMNAASIWIGVGVNVLIAGYLGEKKQDEANTTVTHGLLLAFGIGALLNLLSLLIMKPYFGAFTNNEEIYQLSIAYMSVCSFMQIPNMVHIAIQKMIQATGNMVAPMWFQIAGVVVNFVFDPLLIFGIGVFPAMGIRGAAVATVAGYLLSMILAFALLLGKKQKVQIKIKGFHLQKQMIRRIFAFGLPSFIMNALSSFMVTFVNLFLVAYSDTAIAFFGAYFKVQQLIVMTVNGLIQGCLPIMRFNYGAGNRDRLHSAFRYGTALVSGMMILGTLTVILFPAQLLGLFTASEAMRSFGISAMRIMAASYPFCGLSTMISTYFQATEKVGFSMAIQLCRQMLFFVPALWCLDRLFHLNGIWLAFPVAETATLLVALVMMAWYRRKISHKAFQGGK, from the coding sequence ATGCAGACCAATAATAAAATGGCGGTTGCTTCTGTTGGAAGGCTCATTTGGCAAATGTCGATACCGCCGCTAATCTCCATGTTCCTGCAATATTCCTATAATCTGATAGACAGTGCGTTTATAGCGCGGTTGAGTGAGAATGCACTAACGGCTGTTTCTCTGTCATTCCCGATTACAACACTGATGAATGCGGCGTCTATCTGGATCGGTGTCGGCGTGAATGTACTGATTGCAGGGTATCTTGGGGAGAAAAAGCAGGATGAGGCAAATACCACCGTCACACATGGATTGTTACTGGCCTTTGGAATTGGTGCTTTGCTCAATCTTCTGTCATTACTGATTATGAAACCCTACTTTGGGGCATTTACCAATAACGAAGAAATTTATCAGTTGAGTATTGCCTATATGAGCGTATGTTCGTTCATGCAAATTCCAAACATGGTGCATATCGCAATCCAGAAGATGATACAGGCTACTGGGAACATGGTTGCGCCTATGTGGTTCCAGATTGCAGGAGTGGTCGTTAATTTTGTATTTGACCCACTCCTAATTTTTGGTATTGGTGTTTTTCCAGCTATGGGAATCCGTGGCGCTGCGGTGGCTACTGTTGCGGGCTATTTGTTATCCATGATTTTGGCATTTGCCTTGCTGCTGGGCAAAAAGCAAAAAGTGCAGATAAAAATCAAAGGCTTTCACTTACAGAAACAGATGATCCGCCGTATTTTTGCCTTTGGCCTGCCATCTTTTATTATGAACGCCCTCAGTTCGTTTATGGTGACGTTCGTCAATCTGTTTCTGGTGGCGTATTCTGATACGGCGATTGCATTCTTCGGTGCATATTTTAAGGTGCAGCAGTTGATTGTTATGACGGTAAACGGCTTGATTCAGGGCTGTTTGCCTATTATGCGGTTTAACTACGGTGCGGGAAACAGAGATAGGCTGCACTCTGCTTTTCGCTACGGAACCGCTTTGGTCTCCGGTATGATGATACTGGGAACATTGACCGTCATCCTCTTTCCGGCGCAGCTTTTGGGATTATTTACAGCGTCAGAAGCCATGCGCTCCTTTGGAATATCCGCTATGCGGATTATGGCGGCAAGCTATCCGTTTTGCGGTCTTTCTACTATGATTTCCACCTATTTTCAGGCCACAGAAAAAGTAGGTTTCAGCATGGCAATCCAATTATGCAGGCAGATGCTTTTCTTTGTTCCCGCCTTATGGTGTCTGGACAGATTGTTCCATCTGAACGGGATCTGGCTTGCATTTCCGGTTGCTGAAACCGCCACTTTGCTCGTTGCGCTTGTGATGATGGCATGGTATCGCCGCAAAATATCTCATAAAGCATTCCAAGGAGGAAAATGA
- a CDS encoding MATE family efflux transporter — MNDTFMKEKPVLPLILSMTLPMVLSMLVNSLYNIIDSFFVAQISEEAITALSLVYPVQNFINAVGIGFGVGINAVIAFHLGAGDHEKADQAATQGFVLAVIHGVVMTVCCITIMPVFLRMFTSSEAVIELGVRYSVVAFAFTLIITVSMAFEKLFQAVGNMKTTMISLMCGCITNIVLDPVLIFGYGLFPEMGIKGAALATGIGQTLTLAIYLVVYLVRPIRVHIRRQYILPSKKMVIKLYSIGIPATLNLALPSLLISALNAILAAYSEVYILVLGIYYKLQTFIYLPANGIVQGMRPLIGYNYGAGEHKRVSQIYQIVLCMSGIIMVFGTVICLLIPGQLMGLFTHTKATIQAGETALRIIGAGFIVSAVSVTSSGALEGLGKGTPSLLISLCRYVVIIIPAAFLLSRFFGAVGVWNAFWITEAITAIISLVIYRKATTGP; from the coding sequence ATGAATGACACTTTCATGAAAGAAAAACCGGTATTACCGCTGATTTTATCCATGACCCTGCCTATGGTTTTATCCATGCTGGTTAATTCTCTATACAACATTATCGACAGCTTTTTCGTCGCACAGATTAGCGAGGAAGCTATAACGGCGTTATCACTGGTTTACCCGGTTCAAAATTTTATCAATGCTGTTGGAATTGGATTTGGCGTTGGAATCAACGCCGTAATCGCCTTTCATTTGGGCGCTGGGGATCATGAAAAAGCGGATCAGGCCGCCACGCAGGGATTTGTACTTGCCGTGATTCATGGCGTTGTTATGACAGTCTGCTGTATTACGATCATGCCGGTTTTCCTGCGGATGTTCACTTCATCTGAAGCGGTCATTGAACTTGGCGTCCGCTATTCTGTCGTTGCGTTCGCCTTTACACTCATTATTACCGTCAGCATGGCGTTTGAGAAATTGTTCCAGGCAGTAGGGAACATGAAAACGACCATGATAAGCCTGATGTGCGGGTGCATCACAAACATTGTCCTAGATCCCGTTCTGATTTTTGGCTATGGCCTATTCCCGGAAATGGGAATCAAAGGCGCTGCACTGGCAACCGGCATCGGGCAGACTCTGACGCTTGCGATTTACCTTGTAGTCTATCTTGTGCGGCCAATTCGCGTGCATATCCGCAGGCAGTACATTCTGCCCAGCAAAAAGATGGTAATAAAGCTATACTCCATCGGCATTCCCGCAACCCTGAATCTTGCGCTTCCGTCTCTTTTGATTTCGGCGCTTAATGCGATTTTGGCGGCATATTCCGAAGTGTATATTCTGGTTTTAGGAATCTATTACAAATTGCAGACCTTTATCTATCTGCCAGCGAATGGCATTGTGCAGGGGATGCGCCCCCTGATTGGCTATAACTACGGCGCGGGGGAGCACAAACGGGTCAGCCAGATTTATCAGATCGTTTTGTGCATGAGTGGCATCATTATGGTGTTTGGGACAGTAATATGTCTGCTGATCCCCGGACAGTTGATGGGGCTGTTTACCCACACAAAAGCGACGATTCAGGCCGGGGAAACTGCCTTACGCATCATCGGGGCCGGGTTTATCGTCTCGGCGGTTTCTGTTACATCTTCCGGCGCATTGGAGGGACTTGGGAAAGGAACTCCCTCCTTACTGATTTCCCTTTGCCGGTATGTAGTGATCATCATCCCGGCTGCGTTTTTACTCAGCAGGTTTTTCGGAGCGGTTGGCGTCTGGAATGCGTTTTGGATCACGGAAGCGATTACTGCGATCATTTCCCTTGTCATTTACCGCAAGGCAACCACAGGCCCGTGA
- a CDS encoding nitrilase-related carbon-nitrogen hydrolase, translated as MSPNTNDNPEWQATIQHIAIEGKCYFVNADMIIRRSSYPSDLHEIDAISRLPEFVCRGGSCIIDPYGHYLTEPVWDKETIIYAELDMSLPAACKMEHDVVGHYARPDILELKINDKSRGVHE; from the coding sequence ATTTCCCCCAATACCAATGACAATCCAGAGTGGCAGGCGACCATCCAGCACATCGCCATCGAAGGCAAATGCTACTTTGTGAACGCCGATATGATTATCAGACGCAGCTCATATCCTTCAGACTTGCATGAAATCGATGCGATCTCGCGCTTGCCGGAATTTGTCTGCCGGGGAGGAAGCTGTATTATTGACCCATATGGGCATTATCTGACAGAACCGGTCTGGGATAAAGAAACCATCATCTATGCAGAGCTCGACATGAGTTTGCCTGCCGCCTGCAAAATGGAGCATGACGTGGTCGGACATTATGCGCGCCCGGATATACTGGAGCTGAAAATCAACGATAAATCGCGCGGCGTTCACGAATAA
- a CDS encoding DUF4368 domain-containing protein: MKDADAFYQQLSSRMERRYLVDASQTEKERKWLEARNQEIDGMFLSLYTDKAKGVLTEQRFMKLTAALEQEQEANQKRLHDLAVMQSRADAQESEVRTFIKEIRRYAAIEELDESILDRLISKILIGEVKKVDGQKVQEVRIVYNFVGEIPEIAA; the protein is encoded by the coding sequence ATGAAGGACGCCGATGCGTTCTACCAGCAGCTCAGCAGCCGGATGGAGCGCCGGTATCTGGTGGACGCTTCTCAGACAGAGAAGGAAAGGAAATGGCTGGAAGCCCGGAATCAGGAAATTGACGGGATGTTTTTGAGCCTGTACACGGATAAGGCCAAAGGCGTCCTGACCGAACAGCGGTTTATGAAGCTGACGGCGGCGCTGGAACAGGAGCAGGAAGCCAACCAGAAGCGCCTGCACGATCTGGCGGTGATGCAGAGCCGGGCGGACGCACAGGAAAGCGAAGTTCGCACCTTTATCAAGGAAATCCGGCGCTATGCAGCCATTGAGGAACTGGACGAGTCCATACTGGACCGGCTTATCAGTAAAATCCTGATCGGCGAGGTCAAGAAGGTGGACGGCCAGAAGGTGCAGGAAGTTAGGATCGTTTATAACTTTGTCGGGGAAATCCCGGAGATTGCAGCGTAA
- a CDS encoding DUF1304 domain-containing protein, producing the protein MIFIIKLFAVLTALEFFYIFYLESLATTSASTARVFAMTPEELARPSVKTLFKNQGVYNGLIGILILLAALVFVSKIAVMCLMGYIILVALYGALTSQPAILFKQGSLAIITLILCVIF; encoded by the coding sequence ATGATTTTTATCATTAAACTCTTTGCCGTCCTCACGGCATTGGAATTTTTCTATATCTTCTATCTCGAAAGCCTAGCGACCACGTCGGCGTCCACGGCCCGGGTCTTCGCCATGACCCCTGAAGAACTGGCCCGGCCTTCGGTCAAAACCCTGTTCAAGAACCAAGGGGTCTACAACGGCCTGATCGGCATTTTAATTCTGCTGGCGGCCCTGGTCTTCGTGAGCAAAATCGCCGTCATGTGCCTCATGGGCTACATCATCCTCGTCGCCCTCTACGGTGCGCTGACGAGCCAGCCGGCGATTCTGTTCAAACAGGGCAGCTTGGCGATCATCACTCTGATTCTGTGCGTGATTTTCTAG
- a CDS encoding serine hydrolase domain-containing protein, whose amino-acid sequence MLNLKPFIDKNQDSRLDADAILILQHGKIAASHRFSGPQFHNVYSVAKTYLVTAIGMAVDDGLLHLTDKPTAFFPELFDALAGEADPVWQAVTVEHLLTMTVGHDAPAMMSADRKKLRGEGDAPTPKAVQNEWLRFAFTRPMAYAPGTRFQYSNLAPYVAGRMLEKVVGCNVRDYLAEKLWQPLGDAVPRWDSDPAGHTFPASDLFVDIANMAELGQIYLNRGVLGGHRYLSEAWVQAATRKHVDSSVINPAGEAADERCGYGYYFWMNHVPHSYCAYGRESQFIIVLPDQDAVIAVQAMHHNTQEMLDAVWATILPQL is encoded by the coding sequence ATGCTGAATTTAAAACCGTTTATCGACAAGAATCAAGACAGCCGGCTCGACGCCGATGCCATTTTGATTTTGCAGCACGGGAAAATTGCCGCCAGCCACCGTTTCAGCGGGCCGCAGTTCCACAACGTGTACTCCGTCGCCAAGACCTACCTGGTCACGGCCATCGGCATGGCAGTGGATGACGGCCTTTTGCACCTCACGGATAAACCCACGGCTTTTTTCCCGGAGCTCTTTGATGCCCTTGCAGGCGAAGCTGATCCTGTCTGGCAGGCCGTCACTGTAGAACATCTGCTCACGATGACCGTCGGCCACGATGCACCTGCCATGATGTCAGCGGACCGCAAAAAGCTCCGAGGCGAAGGAGACGCACCGACGCCTAAAGCCGTTCAAAACGAATGGCTCCGGTTCGCGTTCACGAGACCGATGGCCTACGCGCCCGGGACCCGCTTTCAGTACAGCAACCTCGCCCCTTACGTCGCGGGGCGGATGCTCGAAAAAGTGGTGGGCTGCAATGTCCGGGATTATCTGGCTGAAAAACTCTGGCAGCCTTTAGGGGATGCCGTTCCCCGCTGGGACAGCGATCCCGCCGGGCACACCTTCCCCGCCAGCGACTTATTCGTCGACATCGCCAACATGGCGGAGCTCGGGCAGATTTATTTAAACCGCGGCGTTTTGGGCGGGCACCGCTATCTTTCCGAAGCTTGGGTTCAGGCGGCGACCCGAAAGCACGTCGACTCCAGCGTCATCAACCCCGCCGGCGAAGCCGCGGATGAGCGCTGCGGATACGGGTATTATTTCTGGATGAACCACGTGCCCCATTCCTACTGCGCCTACGGCCGAGAAAGCCAGTTCATCATCGTCCTGCCGGATCAGGACGCAGTGATCGCCGTGCAGGCGATGCATCACAACACCCAGGAAATGCTGGACGCGGTCTGGGCAACCATTCTGCCCCAACTGTAA
- a CDS encoding trimeric intracellular cation channel family protein, whose amino-acid sequence MTSAFLSAMDLIGIIAFAVSGALVAIDRGLDLFGIMMLALTTASGGGFIRDLTIGHTPPALFRNPAYVVLSFATAAVVFAIVRHVHFRRPHKKLKELYEQVLFITDTLGLAAFTVDGAVAGLNLPHTSAFLIIFLGAVTGVGGGLLRDLFAMKKPYIFVRHIYALAAVAGAAAVAFLPRFTGENPAMAAGFAAVILIRFLAAHFHWNLPRIQQDRARS is encoded by the coding sequence ATGACATCTGCGTTTTTATCGGCGATGGACCTGATCGGCATCATCGCCTTCGCGGTTTCCGGCGCGCTGGTTGCCATCGACCGGGGCCTTGACCTCTTCGGGATCATGATGCTGGCTCTGACCACGGCTTCCGGGGGCGGCTTCATCCGAGACCTGACCATCGGCCACACACCTCCGGCGCTGTTCCGCAACCCGGCCTATGTGGTGCTCTCGTTTGCCACCGCGGCGGTGGTTTTCGCCATCGTTCGCCACGTGCATTTCAGACGACCCCACAAAAAACTCAAAGAGCTGTACGAACAGGTGCTTTTCATCACAGACACCCTGGGCCTCGCGGCCTTCACCGTGGACGGCGCGGTCGCCGGGCTGAACCTCCCCCACACTTCCGCCTTTCTCATCATCTTCCTCGGCGCGGTCACCGGGGTCGGCGGCGGGCTCCTTCGGGATTTATTCGCCATGAAAAAGCCTTATATTTTCGTCCGCCACATTTACGCCCTGGCCGCGGTGGCCGGCGCAGCGGCAGTGGCCTTTCTTCCTCGGTTCACCGGCGAAAATCCTGCTATGGCAGCGGGCTTCGCCGCCGTGATTCTGATCCGCTTCCTCGCGGCCCATTTCCATTGGAACCTACCCCGGATTCAACAGGACAGAGCCAGGTCTTAA
- a CDS encoding DUF2798 domain-containing protein: MPKTKLENVIFTVVMAFVMVYGMICYNISLNLGHCTNAVFLMAFGELRIMWPVAVILELFVAGKLAPMLAFSFMRPTDRPAFITYAISFCICALMCPMMSLIATFLFKTPSFGTFAQTWALNLPAAYAMQFIVAGPLVRFLFRLAFRRGEKPAAMPEAAEMN, encoded by the coding sequence ATGCCGAAAACAAAATTGGAAAATGTGATCTTTACAGTGGTAATGGCCTTTGTCATGGTGTACGGGATGATCTGCTACAACATCTCCCTCAATCTCGGGCACTGCACGAACGCGGTGTTTCTCATGGCCTTTGGGGAACTGCGCATCATGTGGCCCGTGGCCGTTATCCTGGAACTTTTCGTCGCCGGGAAGCTCGCGCCGATGCTGGCCTTCTCTTTCATGCGCCCGACGGACCGCCCGGCTTTCATCACCTACGCGATTTCGTTCTGCATCTGCGCCCTCATGTGCCCGATGATGAGTCTGATCGCGACGTTCTTGTTCAAGACGCCGAGCTTCGGCACCTTCGCCCAGACCTGGGCTTTGAACCTGCCGGCGGCTTACGCCATGCAGTTCATCGTCGCTGGTCCTTTGGTGCGCTTCCTGTTCCGTCTGGCCTTCAGACGGGGCGAAAAGCCGGCCGCCATGCCCGAAGCCGCCGAAATGAATTAA
- a CDS encoding guanosine polyphosphate pyrophosphohydrolase: MPSSHLITLNDYLYDGNTIFRILKSYHNDLRAHALAAHNPIDMAHCNFLLEISELLRHNDFLTAQSQKFREFYKYMTRQYPSLAFTFKGRIKSLIRAEEKFNGYIVDTIYSQYTKDNSFPSESALKERVSHFRDLIAYRIVIAVPKCHLKPGEDRTEVELGYLYDIANKLSSFMEARGFNAELSGFDERKISNRLDPEVRPYYRDYVNTPRPLGYQSLHITFFDTSARCYIEVQLRTKDMDDAAEIGRAKHSHYEAQQEQHRLRREAIPEGTNLYFDEAYERVRVLQNLDLSKVDVNLFAAIDNHLINDGCGLFRGRLILPYEHLSQYQNDLID, from the coding sequence ATGCCATCATCGCATCTGATCACGTTAAACGACTATCTGTACGATGGAAACACGATTTTCCGCATTTTGAAATCCTATCACAACGACCTCAGGGCCCATGCCCTTGCGGCCCACAACCCCATCGACATGGCCCACTGTAATTTTCTGCTTGAAATTTCGGAGCTGCTTCGCCACAATGACTTCCTGACCGCCCAGTCTCAGAAATTCAGAGAGTTCTACAAATACATGACCCGACAGTACCCGAGCCTCGCCTTCACGTTCAAAGGGCGGATCAAATCTTTAATCCGGGCCGAGGAAAAATTCAACGGCTACATCGTCGATACGATTTATAGCCAGTACACGAAAGACAACAGCTTTCCCAGCGAGTCAGCACTCAAGGAACGGGTCAGCCATTTCCGGGACCTCATCGCCTACCGCATCGTCATCGCCGTGCCGAAATGCCATTTAAAGCCCGGCGAAGACCGGACGGAAGTGGAGCTGGGCTATCTGTACGACATCGCCAACAAGCTGTCGTCCTTCATGGAAGCCCGGGGCTTCAACGCCGAGCTTTCGGGCTTTGACGAGCGCAAGATCTCAAACCGACTCGACCCGGAAGTGCGGCCTTACTACCGGGATTATGTGAACACGCCCCGGCCTTTGGGCTACCAGTCTCTGCACATCACCTTCTTCGACACCTCAGCCCGGTGCTACATCGAAGTACAGCTGCGCACAAAGGATATGGACGACGCTGCGGAAATCGGCCGGGCCAAACACAGCCACTACGAAGCCCAGCAGGAACAGCACCGCCTGCGCCGGGAAGCCATTCCCGAAGGAACGAACTTGTATTTCGACGAGGCCTACGAACGGGTCCGGGTGCTCCAGAATCTCGACCTGTCCAAAGTGGACGTCAACCTGTTCGCCGCCATCGACAACCACCTCATCAACGACGGCTGCGGCCTCTTCCGGGGCCGGCTCATCCTGCCTTACGAACACCTGTCCCAGTATCAGAACGATTTAATTGACTAA
- a CDS encoding ABC transporter transmembrane domain-containing protein, which produces MQNPSRFLKHPDRIASYFKSEVPVLIIVTISGLIYNVGMLAGPYFEGQLAQRLFDIYHHRAVFRDMLTLALAYVAVIGIVQAMRAVKRFGVRRFANNISRDMRRLLYNHLVHPDAETLSGEDTGALLTKAIADVDACAEGLRKFTTEIFDTGVVMIAYFVMLLHYDWRLTLLACAFTPLAYMAADRMKGRVTAVNTAYKKSEEQLNTVTLDRIAHAVTYRLFGREAARDAACETALSDYEAKSAKANLYASALTPLYDAVAMIGAVMILYFGGRNVAGTGWTAWNIAAFTTFLACFTKLAVKASHASNLFNAVQRAAVSWKRIKPLMQDAVEDDFHPDDQPVKSQPLIFQNVACGYTAPDQLSCLSFAAVPGEIIGITGTVASGKSLIGKVLLGEVPYTGTITVGSKPLSTFTPEERLTAFTYMGHEPELLSMSFKDNIALGEPLNPTPYLRAAALERDLDDMHRNADSAVGAGGGLLSGGQQARLALARSLAHARSIVILDDPFSAVDPATEDALFAALKQYAKGRVILLISHRLAHFPECDQVLYLENGTAVCRTHSALMKTEPGYRALVNAQKKGGASDAKK; this is translated from the coding sequence ATGCAAAATCCATCCCGCTTTTTAAAACACCCGGACCGAATTGCGTCCTACTTCAAGTCCGAAGTGCCGGTGCTCATTATTGTCACCATCTCCGGCCTGATCTACAACGTCGGCATGCTCGCCGGCCCTTATTTCGAAGGGCAGCTGGCCCAGCGCCTGTTCGACATTTACCATCACAGGGCCGTCTTCCGGGACATGCTCACCCTCGCCCTGGCCTACGTCGCCGTCATCGGCATAGTCCAGGCCATGCGCGCTGTTAAACGCTTCGGCGTTCGGCGCTTTGCCAACAACATCAGCCGGGACATGCGCCGTTTACTGTACAACCATCTGGTGCACCCCGACGCTGAGACCCTTTCGGGCGAAGACACCGGCGCCCTGCTCACCAAGGCCATCGCCGACGTGGACGCCTGCGCTGAAGGACTGCGGAAATTTACGACGGAGATCTTCGACACCGGGGTCGTCATGATCGCCTACTTCGTCATGCTCCTCCACTACGACTGGCGCCTGACGCTACTCGCCTGCGCGTTCACGCCTCTGGCTTACATGGCGGCGGACCGCATGAAGGGCCGGGTCACCGCCGTCAACACCGCCTACAAAAAAAGCGAAGAGCAGCTTAACACCGTCACCTTAGACCGCATCGCCCACGCCGTGACCTACCGCCTGTTCGGCCGGGAAGCCGCCCGGGACGCGGCCTGTGAAACCGCGCTGTCTGATTATGAAGCCAAAAGCGCCAAAGCCAACCTGTACGCGAGCGCCCTGACGCCGCTGTACGACGCGGTCGCCATGATCGGCGCCGTTATGATTCTGTACTTCGGCGGGCGCAACGTCGCCGGCACCGGCTGGACGGCCTGGAACATCGCGGCGTTCACGACCTTCCTCGCCTGCTTCACGAAACTGGCCGTCAAGGCGAGTCACGCGTCAAACCTGTTCAACGCCGTGCAGCGGGCGGCGGTGTCCTGGAAACGGATCAAGCCGCTGATGCAGGACGCCGTCGAAGACGATTTTCACCCCGACGATCAACCGGTAAAATCCCAGCCCCTGATTTTTCAAAACGTCGCTTGCGGCTACACTGCTCCAGATCAGCTCAGCTGCCTGTCCTTTGCGGCGGTCCCCGGGGAAATCATCGGCATTACCGGGACCGTCGCCTCAGGAAAATCCCTGATCGGCAAGGTACTTCTCGGGGAAGTGCCCTACACCGGCACCATCACCGTGGGCAGCAAACCCTTAAGCACTTTCACCCCCGAAGAACGCCTCACGGCCTTCACCTATATGGGCCACGAGCCGGAGCTCTTGAGCATGAGCTTTAAGGACAACATTGCCTTAGGGGAACCTTTGAATCCAACACCCTACCTCAGGGCGGCGGCTTTGGAAAGGGATCTCGATGACATGCACCGGAACGCCGACAGCGCTGTGGGTGCCGGCGGGGGCCTCCTCTCCGGGGGACAGCAGGCCCGGCTGGCGCTAGCGAGAAGTCTGGCCCATGCCCGGTCGATTGTCATTTTGGACGACCCGTTCTCCGCCGTCGACCCGGCAACCGAAGACGCCCTGTTCGCGGCGCTGAAGCAGTACGCCAAAGGCCGGGTCATTCTGCTCATTTCCCACCGTCTGGCCCATTTTCCCGAATGCGATCAGGTGCTGTACCTCGAAAACGGTACCGCCGTGTGCCGCACCCACAGCGCCCTCATGAAAACCGAGCCGGGTTACCGGGCCCTCGTGAACGCCCAGAAGAAAGGAGGCGCCTCAGATGCCAAAAAATAA